One window of Oryza brachyantha chromosome 12, ObraRS2, whole genome shotgun sequence genomic DNA carries:
- the LOC102700388 gene encoding D-ribulose kinase isoform X4: MQVDKVTNWANSWKEALFHLLSDIPSIYRPSISSISIDGTSATTLIINSRNNGELLAGPFLYNESFTDALLTVESIAPANHTVCSGSSTLCKLVSWWNSSSAGLRSRDSAILMHQSDWLLWLLHGQYGVSDYNNTLKVGYDPETDAYPSWLMSQPYAYMLPSVRAPGAPIGSIKEDVRAQLGFPDHCVVCTGTTDSIAAFLAARTTTPGKAVTSLGSTLAIKLVSSVRVDDARFGVYSHRLDDMWLVGGASNTGGAVLRQLFNDEQLVVLSKEIDSSIPSPLDYYPLPKPGERFPVSDPNMMPRLQPRPESDAAYLHGILESIARIEAKGYSLLKELGASAVEEVLTAGGGSQNEKWTAIRGRVLGVPVKKAEQTEAAYGAALLALKGATTTH, translated from the exons AT GCAGGTTGACAAAGTCACGAATTGGGCAAACTCCTGGAAAGAAGCTCTCTTCCATCTTCTCAGTGATATCCCGTCCATTTATCGGCCATCCATCTCTTCCATTTCAATTGATGGGACTTCAGCTACCACGCTTATCATCAACAG TAGGAACAATGGAGAGCTTCTTGCTGGCCCATTCCTTTACAACGAGAGCTTCACAGACGCGCTGCTCACCGTCGAATCGATTGCCCCAGCAAATCACACGGTTTGTTCTGGTTCGTCCACCCTGTGCAAGCTCGTGTCATGGTGGAATTCGAGTTCAGCAGGCTTGAGAAGCAGGGATTCAGCGATACTGATGCATCAGTCAGACTGGTTGCTCTGGCTTTTGCATGGACAGTATGGCGTTTCTGATTACAACAATACGCTCAAG GTAGGCTATGATCCAGAGACGGACGCCTACCCAAGTTGGTTGATGTCACAGCCATATGCATACATGTTGCCCTCTGTCAGAGCACCCGGAGCTCCAATTGGCTCAATCAAAGAGGATGTACGCGCACAGTTAG GATTTCCCGATCACTGCGTGGTCTGTACCGGAACAACGGATAGCATAGCTGCGTTTCTTGCAGCCCGCACGACAACGCCCGGAAAAGCC gtGACGTCGTTGGGCTCGACTCTGGCGATCAAGCTGGTGAGCAGCGTCCGCGTGGACGACGCGCGGTTCGGCGTGTACAGCCATCGTCTGGACGACATGTGGCTGGTGGGCGGCGCGTCCAacaccggcggcgccgtcctcAGGCAACTCTTCAACGACGAGCAGCTCGTTGTTCTCAGCAAGGAGATCGACTCATCGATTCCTTCCCCGCTCGATTACTACCCTCTGCCCAAGCCAGGGGAAAGGTTCCCGGTCTCCGACCCCAACATGATGCCAAG GCTGCAGCCTCGGCCGGAGAGCGACGCAGCGTACTTGCATGGCATACTCGAGTCGATCGCGCGGATCGAg GCGAAGGGGTACAGTCTGCTGAAAGAGCTCGGCGCGAgcgcggtggaggaggtgtTGACGGCGGGTGGAGGATCACAGAACGAAAAGTGGACGGCGATCCGGGGGAGGGTGCTCGGCGTGCCGGTGAAGAAGGCGGAGCAGACTGAGGCCGCATACGGGGCTGCGTTGCTAGCACTCAAGGGTGCTACTACCACGCACTAA
- the LOC102700388 gene encoding D-ribulose kinase isoform X3 — MLSKQNNPRGQRSADGTGEPSLYLGIDFGTSGARYALVDQQGAIHSEGKITYPHVDKVTNWANSWKEALFHLLSDIPSIYRPSISSISIDGTSATTLIINSRNNGELLAGPFLYNESFTDALLTVESIAPANHTVCSGSSTLCKLVSWWNSSSAGLRSRDSAILMHQSDWLLWLLHGQYGVSDYNNTLKVGYDPETDAYPSWLMSQPYAYMLPSVRAPGAPIGSIKEDVRAQLGFPDHCVVCTGTTDSIAAFLAARTTTPGKAVTSLGSTLAIKLVSSVRVDDARFGVYSHRLDDMWLVGGASNTGGAVLRQLFNDEQLVVLSKEIDSSIPSPLDYYPLPKPGERFPVSDPNMMPRLQPRPESDAAYLHGILESIARIEAKGYSLLKELGASAVEEVLTAGGGSQNEKWTAIRGRVLGVPVKKAEQTEAAYGAALLALKGATTTH; from the exons ATGCTtagcaaacaaaataatcCGCGAGGCCAGAGGAGTGCTGATGGAACAGGCGAGCCTAGTCTGTACCTTGGGATAGACTTTGGAACTTCAGGTGCCAGATATGCTCTTGTCGATCAGCAAGGGGCCATCCATTCTGAAGGCAAAATAACTTACCCTCAT GTTGACAAAGTCACGAATTGGGCAAACTCCTGGAAAGAAGCTCTCTTCCATCTTCTCAGTGATATCCCGTCCATTTATCGGCCATCCATCTCTTCCATTTCAATTGATGGGACTTCAGCTACCACGCTTATCATCAACAG TAGGAACAATGGAGAGCTTCTTGCTGGCCCATTCCTTTACAACGAGAGCTTCACAGACGCGCTGCTCACCGTCGAATCGATTGCCCCAGCAAATCACACGGTTTGTTCTGGTTCGTCCACCCTGTGCAAGCTCGTGTCATGGTGGAATTCGAGTTCAGCAGGCTTGAGAAGCAGGGATTCAGCGATACTGATGCATCAGTCAGACTGGTTGCTCTGGCTTTTGCATGGACAGTATGGCGTTTCTGATTACAACAATACGCTCAAG GTAGGCTATGATCCAGAGACGGACGCCTACCCAAGTTGGTTGATGTCACAGCCATATGCATACATGTTGCCCTCTGTCAGAGCACCCGGAGCTCCAATTGGCTCAATCAAAGAGGATGTACGCGCACAGTTAG GATTTCCCGATCACTGCGTGGTCTGTACCGGAACAACGGATAGCATAGCTGCGTTTCTTGCAGCCCGCACGACAACGCCCGGAAAAGCC gtGACGTCGTTGGGCTCGACTCTGGCGATCAAGCTGGTGAGCAGCGTCCGCGTGGACGACGCGCGGTTCGGCGTGTACAGCCATCGTCTGGACGACATGTGGCTGGTGGGCGGCGCGTCCAacaccggcggcgccgtcctcAGGCAACTCTTCAACGACGAGCAGCTCGTTGTTCTCAGCAAGGAGATCGACTCATCGATTCCTTCCCCGCTCGATTACTACCCTCTGCCCAAGCCAGGGGAAAGGTTCCCGGTCTCCGACCCCAACATGATGCCAAG GCTGCAGCCTCGGCCGGAGAGCGACGCAGCGTACTTGCATGGCATACTCGAGTCGATCGCGCGGATCGAg GCGAAGGGGTACAGTCTGCTGAAAGAGCTCGGCGCGAgcgcggtggaggaggtgtTGACGGCGGGTGGAGGATCACAGAACGAAAAGTGGACGGCGATCCGGGGGAGGGTGCTCGGCGTGCCGGTGAAGAAGGCGGAGCAGACTGAGGCCGCATACGGGGCTGCGTTGCTAGCACTCAAGGGTGCTACTACCACGCACTAA
- the LOC102700388 gene encoding D-ribulose kinase isoform X1, whose product MPTTSVYAKPLSHLPARQGPSRFRRKDRSEVRIKMLSKQNNPRGQRSADGTGEPSLYLGIDFGTSGARYALVDQQGAIHSEGKITYPHVDKVTNWANSWKEALFHLLSDIPSIYRPSISSISIDGTSATTLIINSRNNGELLAGPFLYNESFTDALLTVESIAPANHTVCSGSSTLCKLVSWWNSSSAGLRSRDSAILMHQSDWLLWLLHGQYGVSDYNNTLKVGYDPETDAYPSWLMSQPYAYMLPSVRAPGAPIGSIKEDVRAQLGFPDHCVVCTGTTDSIAAFLAARTTTPGKAVTSLGSTLAIKLVSSVRVDDARFGVYSHRLDDMWLVGGASNTGGAVLRQLFNDEQLVVLSKEIDSSIPSPLDYYPLPKPGERFPVSDPNMMPRLQPRPESDAAYLHGILESIARIEAKGYSLLKELGASAVEEVLTAGGGSQNEKWTAIRGRVLGVPVKKAEQTEAAYGAALLALKGATTTH is encoded by the exons ATGCCAACTACTAGCGTCTATGCCAAGCCCTTGTCTCACCTTCCTGCAAGACAAG GACCATCCAGGTTCAGAAGGAAAGATAGATCAGAAGTGAGGATTAAGATGCTtagcaaacaaaataatcCGCGAGGCCAGAGGAGTGCTGATGGAACAGGCGAGCCTAGTCTGTACCTTGGGATAGACTTTGGAACTTCAGGTGCCAGATATGCTCTTGTCGATCAGCAAGGGGCCATCCATTCTGAAGGCAAAATAACTTACCCTCAT GTTGACAAAGTCACGAATTGGGCAAACTCCTGGAAAGAAGCTCTCTTCCATCTTCTCAGTGATATCCCGTCCATTTATCGGCCATCCATCTCTTCCATTTCAATTGATGGGACTTCAGCTACCACGCTTATCATCAACAG TAGGAACAATGGAGAGCTTCTTGCTGGCCCATTCCTTTACAACGAGAGCTTCACAGACGCGCTGCTCACCGTCGAATCGATTGCCCCAGCAAATCACACGGTTTGTTCTGGTTCGTCCACCCTGTGCAAGCTCGTGTCATGGTGGAATTCGAGTTCAGCAGGCTTGAGAAGCAGGGATTCAGCGATACTGATGCATCAGTCAGACTGGTTGCTCTGGCTTTTGCATGGACAGTATGGCGTTTCTGATTACAACAATACGCTCAAG GTAGGCTATGATCCAGAGACGGACGCCTACCCAAGTTGGTTGATGTCACAGCCATATGCATACATGTTGCCCTCTGTCAGAGCACCCGGAGCTCCAATTGGCTCAATCAAAGAGGATGTACGCGCACAGTTAG GATTTCCCGATCACTGCGTGGTCTGTACCGGAACAACGGATAGCATAGCTGCGTTTCTTGCAGCCCGCACGACAACGCCCGGAAAAGCC gtGACGTCGTTGGGCTCGACTCTGGCGATCAAGCTGGTGAGCAGCGTCCGCGTGGACGACGCGCGGTTCGGCGTGTACAGCCATCGTCTGGACGACATGTGGCTGGTGGGCGGCGCGTCCAacaccggcggcgccgtcctcAGGCAACTCTTCAACGACGAGCAGCTCGTTGTTCTCAGCAAGGAGATCGACTCATCGATTCCTTCCCCGCTCGATTACTACCCTCTGCCCAAGCCAGGGGAAAGGTTCCCGGTCTCCGACCCCAACATGATGCCAAG GCTGCAGCCTCGGCCGGAGAGCGACGCAGCGTACTTGCATGGCATACTCGAGTCGATCGCGCGGATCGAg GCGAAGGGGTACAGTCTGCTGAAAGAGCTCGGCGCGAgcgcggtggaggaggtgtTGACGGCGGGTGGAGGATCACAGAACGAAAAGTGGACGGCGATCCGGGGGAGGGTGCTCGGCGTGCCGGTGAAGAAGGCGGAGCAGACTGAGGCCGCATACGGGGCTGCGTTGCTAGCACTCAAGGGTGCTACTACCACGCACTAA
- the LOC107303430 gene encoding transcription termination factor MTEF18, mitochondrial, translating to MPLFRMAAELRRLLSTAAALPPTAKLWNLPYRLRRAAVPAARAAVSEYLHSTRCLPSSHADSIAARSPRSLYAFLAGLPVVPSTVRTSSLPSLLRRHLAFHPLNELPFFLESIGLPPSTRSDLMFLADHPSLLPAVAALTHFGFPWSRLGLLFPSILIQVPPDLITSRLASLVTCFRPLPRAAIIAACLAFPSLLENDLSKVDRLVKDLGKVFGVLWPDLGPTNDIDAFLGVCRRIRIFYHAGAEFGSIGELVGSNNQRVFLELEEERIRKRLMFFKGLGLAKERLGRFLLTNPKVFNIEFCDVVISVPEYLIRVGLAVDEVNAAVEKNPYVVGKNLLQNLPGVLRAMELDHQFLQKISDGGESVRYLFPDFVLEDASYDIEVERAFLDGMVKVKADKRAQHIDIKLEFLKSIGYGENEIAPKIIAVLHSNKETLQERFDFLLEKGLEYKMLCQIVSVFPKVLNQGKKMLNDKLNYMTKELGYPVEYLELFPAFLCFDLENRVKPRYTMLRWLRENGLLRRTLAPATVLANSEKRFISNLYNVHPAAPKLWLECFYSTKHMEHYLRNIYHLHAN from the coding sequence ATGCCGCTCTTTCGCATGGCGGCGGAACTCCGCCGCCTGCTCTCCACCGCAGCAGCATTGCCGCCAACCGCGAAGCTATGGAACCTTCCCTAccggctccgccgcgccgcagtccctgccgcgcgcgccgctgTTTCTGAGTACCTCCACTCCACGCGCTGCCTTCCCTCCTCCCACGCCGACTCAATCGCCGCGCGCTCCCCGCGTTCCCTTTACGCCTTCCTCGCAGGCCTCCCCGTGGTGCCCAGCACCGTCCGCACCTcatccctcccctccctcctccgtcGCCACCTTGCCTTCCACCCGCTCAACGAGCTTCCCTTCTTCCTCGAGTCCATCGGCCTGCCCCCGTCGACGCGCTCTGACCTCATGTTCCTCGCTGACCACCCATCTCTCCTCCCTGCTGTTGCCGCTCTCACGCATTTTGGCTTCCCCTGGTCCCGCCTTggcctcctcttcccctccaTCCTCATCCAGGTGCCGCCCGACCTCATCACCTCCCGCCTCGCTTCCCTCGTGACCTGCTTCCGGCCACTCCCCCGTGCCGCCATCATTGCCGCCTGTCTCGCCTTCCCCTCGCTTCTCGAGAATGATCTCTCCAAAGTTGACCGTCTCGTCAAGGATCTTGGCAAGGTATTTGGAGTGTTGTGGCCTGATTTGGGGCCCACGAATGACATTGATGCTTTCTTGGGGGTTTGCCGTAGGATACGGATTTTCTACCATGCCGGTGCAGAGTTCGGGAGCATTGGGGAGCTCGTAGGAAGCAACAACCAGAGGGTGTTTCTTGAGCTTGAGGAGGAGAGGATTCGTAAGAGGTTGATGTTTTTCAAGGGGCTGGGGTTGGCAAAGGAACGTTTGGGGAGATTCTTGCTGACCAATCCCAAGGTTTTTAATATTGAATTCTGTGATGTTGTCATTTCTGTGCCGGAATACCTGATTAGAGTTGGGTTGGCGGTGGATGAGGTTAATGCAGCGGTGGAGAAGAACCCATATGTTGTTGGGAAGAACCTGCTGCAGAACCTCCCTGGTGTGCTGCGGGCAATGGAACTGGATCATCAGTTCCTACAGAAGATTTCTGATGGTGGGGAGAGTGTGCGGTATTTATTTCCAGATTTTGTGTTGGAGGATGCTAGTTATGATATTGAGGTCGAGCGGGCATTCTTGGATGGGATGGTTAAGGTTAAGGCTGATAAAAGAGCACAACATATTGACATCAAGCTGGAATTCTTGAAGAGTATTGGGTATGGTGAGAATGAGATAGCCCCAAAGATAATAGCTGTACTGCACAGCAATAAGGAGACTCTCCAAGAGAGATTTGACTTTCTGCTGGAGAAAGGGTTGGAGTACAAGATGCTATGTCAGATTGTGAGTGTATTCCCAAAGGTGCTCAACCAGGGCAAGAAGATGCTTAATGACAAGTTGAACTATATGACTAAGGAGCTAGGATACCCAGTGGAGTACCTTGAGTTATTTCCAGCATTCCTGTGCTTTGACTTGGAGAACCGGGTAAAGCCTAGGTATACCATGCTTCGGTGGCTCCGAGAGAATGGTCTTCTTAGAAGAACATTAGCTCCTGCAACTGTGCTTGCTAACTCAGAGAAGAGATTCATTTCCAACCTGTACAATGTGCATCCTGCAGCTCCAAAGCTGTGGCTTGAGTGCTTTTATTCAACAAAGCACATGGAGCATTATCTCAGGAACATATATCACCTGCATGctaattaa
- the LOC102700388 gene encoding D-ribulose kinase isoform X2: MPTTSVYAKPLSHLPARQGPSRFRRKDRSEVRIKMLSKQNNPRGQRSADGTGEPSLYLGIDFGTSGARYALVDQQGAIHSEGKITYPHVDKVTNWANSWKEALFHLLSDIPSIYRPSISSISIDGTSATTLIINRNNGELLAGPFLYNESFTDALLTVESIAPANHTVCSGSSTLCKLVSWWNSSSAGLRSRDSAILMHQSDWLLWLLHGQYGVSDYNNTLKVGYDPETDAYPSWLMSQPYAYMLPSVRAPGAPIGSIKEDVRAQLGFPDHCVVCTGTTDSIAAFLAARTTTPGKAVTSLGSTLAIKLVSSVRVDDARFGVYSHRLDDMWLVGGASNTGGAVLRQLFNDEQLVVLSKEIDSSIPSPLDYYPLPKPGERFPVSDPNMMPRLQPRPESDAAYLHGILESIARIEAKGYSLLKELGASAVEEVLTAGGGSQNEKWTAIRGRVLGVPVKKAEQTEAAYGAALLALKGATTTH, from the exons ATGCCAACTACTAGCGTCTATGCCAAGCCCTTGTCTCACCTTCCTGCAAGACAAG GACCATCCAGGTTCAGAAGGAAAGATAGATCAGAAGTGAGGATTAAGATGCTtagcaaacaaaataatcCGCGAGGCCAGAGGAGTGCTGATGGAACAGGCGAGCCTAGTCTGTACCTTGGGATAGACTTTGGAACTTCAGGTGCCAGATATGCTCTTGTCGATCAGCAAGGGGCCATCCATTCTGAAGGCAAAATAACTTACCCTCAT GTTGACAAAGTCACGAATTGGGCAAACTCCTGGAAAGAAGCTCTCTTCCATCTTCTCAGTGATATCCCGTCCATTTATCGGCCATCCATCTCTTCCATTTCAATTGATGGGACTTCAGCTACCACGCTTATCATCAACAG GAACAATGGAGAGCTTCTTGCTGGCCCATTCCTTTACAACGAGAGCTTCACAGACGCGCTGCTCACCGTCGAATCGATTGCCCCAGCAAATCACACGGTTTGTTCTGGTTCGTCCACCCTGTGCAAGCTCGTGTCATGGTGGAATTCGAGTTCAGCAGGCTTGAGAAGCAGGGATTCAGCGATACTGATGCATCAGTCAGACTGGTTGCTCTGGCTTTTGCATGGACAGTATGGCGTTTCTGATTACAACAATACGCTCAAG GTAGGCTATGATCCAGAGACGGACGCCTACCCAAGTTGGTTGATGTCACAGCCATATGCATACATGTTGCCCTCTGTCAGAGCACCCGGAGCTCCAATTGGCTCAATCAAAGAGGATGTACGCGCACAGTTAG GATTTCCCGATCACTGCGTGGTCTGTACCGGAACAACGGATAGCATAGCTGCGTTTCTTGCAGCCCGCACGACAACGCCCGGAAAAGCC gtGACGTCGTTGGGCTCGACTCTGGCGATCAAGCTGGTGAGCAGCGTCCGCGTGGACGACGCGCGGTTCGGCGTGTACAGCCATCGTCTGGACGACATGTGGCTGGTGGGCGGCGCGTCCAacaccggcggcgccgtcctcAGGCAACTCTTCAACGACGAGCAGCTCGTTGTTCTCAGCAAGGAGATCGACTCATCGATTCCTTCCCCGCTCGATTACTACCCTCTGCCCAAGCCAGGGGAAAGGTTCCCGGTCTCCGACCCCAACATGATGCCAAG GCTGCAGCCTCGGCCGGAGAGCGACGCAGCGTACTTGCATGGCATACTCGAGTCGATCGCGCGGATCGAg GCGAAGGGGTACAGTCTGCTGAAAGAGCTCGGCGCGAgcgcggtggaggaggtgtTGACGGCGGGTGGAGGATCACAGAACGAAAAGTGGACGGCGATCCGGGGGAGGGTGCTCGGCGTGCCGGTGAAGAAGGCGGAGCAGACTGAGGCCGCATACGGGGCTGCGTTGCTAGCACTCAAGGGTGCTACTACCACGCACTAA